One region of Prionailurus viverrinus isolate Anna unplaced genomic scaffold, UM_Priviv_1.0 scaffold_38, whole genome shotgun sequence genomic DNA includes:
- the LOC125158804 gene encoding uncharacterized protein LOC125158804: MGCVGQNGPPRGLSARKQAVPFSHLEKRGEGQGKWGTAPASATSPGHALSLARSAGRAAAAPGRKEGCGLSPGGRLCGAAPHRPGPGAVIGSSLPQETALNTVASVHLVEPKPGAFYGANIDLGASAAFSLPEPWDKRVIRPEGRLATLPAKQAMPCAGRHVHIVPWNLHGCPGSFTDELRLCLPTLSSAGGRRVCRLRPPGPFRASLCPHRGPKG; this comes from the exons ATGGGGTGTGTGGGCCAGAACGGGCCCCCACGTGGCCTGTCAGCCCGGAAGCAGGCAGTTCCCTTCTCCCACCTCGAGAAGAGGGGCGAGGGGCAAGGAAAATGGGGCACGGCTCCTGCAAGTGCCACCTCGCCCGGCCATGCCCTCTCCCTGGCTCGGTCTGCGGGCCGGGCCGCTGCAGcacctggaaggaaggagggctgTGGGCTCAGCCCGGGGGGCCGCCTCTGTGGGGCCGCCCCGCACCGTCCCGGCCCTGGAGCAG TGATCGGGAGCTCACTGCCTCAAGAGACTGCTCTGAACACCGTAGCTTCTGTCCACTTAGTGGAACCCAAGCCAGGCGCCTTTTACGGAGCCAACATCGACCTCGGAGCTTCCGCTGCATTCTCCCTGCCTGAGCCCTGGGACAAGAGGGTCATCCGTCCCGAGGGGCGGCTGGCCACACTGCCCGCCAAGCAAGCCATGCCCTGTGCTGGGCGCCACGTGCACATCGTCCCGTGGAATCTGCACGGCTGCCCCGGGAGCTTCACGGACGAGCTGCGGCTCTGCCTGCCCACCCTCTCCTCTGCGGGGGGTCGGAGGGTCTGCAGGCTCAGGCCTCCGGGACCCTTCAGGGCCTCCCTGTGTCCCCACCGAGGTCCCAAAGGCTGA
- the ZFPM1 gene encoding zinc finger protein ZFPM1 isoform X1 produces the protein MSRRKQSNPRQIKRSLGDVETAEEDAGLPEQGAGAVGPEAAGEPEPLSPASADANPPPPPSPPPATSPGGPEMEGQEPEARLEEEPGSSWSGPDELEPVLQDGQRCVRARRSLAEGLSWGPFRGNIQSKASSPGQVQPGPALTLLLEDEPCWLRMLPQAPTEAEANAEIYRKDEALWCRVTKPVPAGRLLGVLLTAAEPRGTPSHPVKEEPAEPECPAPSHTDIQLLPQQAGMASILATAVINKDVFPCKDCGIWYRSERNLQAHLLYYCASRQTTGSPAAAADEKPKETYPNERVCPFPQCRKSCPSASSLEIHMRSHSGERPFVCLICLSAFTTKANCERHLKVHTDTLSGVCHSCGFISTTRDILYSHLVTNHMVCQPGSKAEIYSPGAGHPAAKLPPDSLASFQQHTAPHGPLASTDLGLAPTPSPGLDRKALAEATNGEARAAPQNGGSSEPPAAPRAIKTEAATEEPEAEPGPPAAASRTPSPPSPAPARVKAELSSPTPGSSPGPGELGLAAGTLFLPQFPAAPPASEILAKMSELVHSRLQAGAGTQAGLFAGAPKGATCFECDITFNNVNNFYVHKRLYCSGRRPPDDAPPARRAKAPPAPGRAPPGPPPPEADPGRASPSSGAREDEAGGAATPEAEAEAEGGGRGREGSPGSPSPGSGADEDDDPRRTLCEACNIRFSRHETYTVHKRYYCASRHDPPPRRPAPSGTPVPPAPALPSAPPVRTRRRRKLYELHAAAPPPASGPAPAPLGPAPEPPASPSPRLGSGSGLDAADGPIDLSKKPRRQAPVPAPGLPALADYHECTACRVSFHSLEAYLAHKKFSCPAAPRLLRVAPEDAAASAVVCPYCPPNGVVRGDLIEHFRLAHGLLLGQPPAGARTPSPAAPRDGLNGQELREPAPGAPDGSPRPGPPPAPSPEAVPPHPPPPPTPPSHSDKGVQTPSKGTPAPAPPGSHRYCRLCNIRFSSLSTFIAHKKYYCSSHAAEHVK, from the exons ACGAGCTGGAGCCGGTGCTACAGGACGGGCAGAGGTGCGTGCGGGCTCGACGCAGCCTGGCCGAGGGGCTGTCCTGGGGCCCCTTCCGCGGGAACATCCAGAGCAAAGCCTCGTCCCCTGGGCAGGTGCAACCG ggccctgccctgACCCTGCTGCTGGAGGATGAACCCTGCTGGTTGAGGATGCTGCCGCAGGCCCCGACCGAGGCCGAAGCCAACGCAGAGATCTACAGGAAGG ATGAAGCCCTGTGGTGCAGAGTCACCAAGCCGGTGCCGGCGGGCAGACTGCTGGGTGTGCTCCTCACAGCGGCTGAGCCCCGTGGCACCCCCAGCCACCCCGTGAAGGAGGAGCCAGCCGAGCCCGAgtgcccagccccctcccacaCCGACATCCAGCTCCTGCCCCAGCAGGCCGGCATGGCGTCCATCCTGGCCACGGCGGTCATCAACA AAGACGTCTTCCCCTGCAAAGACTGCGGCATCTGGTACCGGAGCGAGAGGAACCTACAGGCCCACCTACTCTACTACTGCGCCAGCCGCCAGACCACCGGCTCGCCCGCTGCGGCCGCCGACGAGAAGCCCAAGGAGACCTACCCCAACGAGCgcgtctgccccttcccccagtgCCGCAAGAGCTGCCCCAGCGCCAGCTCCCTGGAGATCCACATGCGCAGCCACAGCg GAGAACGGCCCTTTGTATGTCTCATCTGCCTGTCGGCCTTCACCACCAAAGCCAACTGCGAGCGGCACCTCAAGGTGCACACAGACACGCTGAGCG GTGTCTGCCACAGCTGTGGCTTCATCTCCACCACAAGGGACATCCTCTACAGCCACCTGGTGACCAACCACATGGTCTGCCAGCCGGGCTCCAAGGCGGAGATCTACTCCCCAGGGGCCGGACACCCCGCTGCCAAGCTCCCCCCAG ACAGTCTGGCCAGCTTCCAGCAGCACACGGCCCCCCATGGCCCCCTGGCTTCCACCGACCTGGGCCTGGCGCCCACCCCATCGCCAGGACTGGACAGGAAGGCTCTGGCTGAGGCCACCAATGGAGAGGCCAGAGCGGCCCCCCAGAACGGGGGCAGCAGCGAGCCCCCGGCGGCCCCCCGGGCCATCAAGACAGAGGCTGCGACGGAGGAGCCCGAGGCGGAGCCAGGGCCCCCAGCCGCCGCATCGAGGACACCCTCAccgcccagccctgcccctgccaggGTGAAGGCCGAGCTGTCCAGCCCCACACCCGGCTCCAGTCCGGGCCCTGGCGAGCTGGGGCTGGCGGCCGGCACGCTCTTCCTGCCGCAGTTCCCCGCGGCGCCCCCGGCCTCAGAGATCCTGGCCAAGATGTCGGAGCTGGTACACAGCCGGCTGCAGGCGGGCGCGGGGACCCAGGCCGGCCTCTTCGCGGGGGCTCCCAAGGGCGCCACGTGCTTCGAGTGCGACATCACCTTCAACAACGTCAACAACTTCTACGTGCACAAGCGCCTCTACTGCTCCGGCCGCCGCCCGCCTGACGACGCGCCCCCAGCGCGCAGGGCCAaggcaccccccgccccgggccgcgCACCCCCCGGCCCACCGCCCCCCGAGGCTGACCCGGGGCGCGCCTCGCCGAGCTCCGGGGCGCGCGAGGACGAGGCGGGGGGCGCGGCCACACCCGAGGCCGAGGCCGAGGCCGAGGGGGGCGgccggggcagggagggcagcccGGGCAGCCCCAGCCCGGGCAGCGGGGCGGATGAGGACGACGATCCCCGCCGGACGCTGTGCGAGGCCTGCAACATCCGCTTCAGCCGCCACGAGACCTATACCGTGCACAAGCGCTACTACTGTGCTTCGCGCCACGACCCGCCGCCGCGCCGGCCCGCACCCTCCGGGACCCCCGTGCCCCCCGCGCCCGCCTTGCCCTCCGCGCCGCCGGTGCGCACGCGCCGGCGCCGCAAGCTGTACGAGCTGCAcgcggccgccccgccccccgcctctggccccgcccccgcgcccctcggccccgcccccgAGCCGCCTGCGTCGCCCTCGCCCCGGCTGGGAAGCGGAAGCGGGCTCGACGCCGCCGACGGCCCCATCGACCTGAGCAAGAAGCCGCGGCGCCAGGCGCCTGTGCCCGCCCCCGGCCTGCCCGCCCTGGCCGACTACCACGAGTGCACAGCCTGCCGCGTGAGCTTCCACAGCCTCGAGGCCTACCTGGCGCACAAGAAGTTCTCGTGCCCCGCCGCCCCGCGCCTCCTGCGCGTCGCCCCCGAGGACGCGGCCGCCAGCGCCGTTGTGTGTCCCTACTGCCCGCCCAACGGCGTGGTCCGCGGCGACCTCATCGAGCACTTCCGCCTGGCGCACGGCCTGCTGCTGGGCCAGCCGCCCGCCGGCGCCCGGACGCCCTCGCCCGCCGCCCCACGAGACGGCCTCAACGGCCAGGAGCTGCGGGAGCcggcccccggcgcccccgacggcagcccccggcccggcccgccaCCGGCCCCGTCCCCCGAGGCGGTGCCGCCACACCCACCGCCCCCGCCGACGCCCCCTTCCCACTCGGACAAGGGCGTCCAGACCCCCAGCAAGGGGACGCCGGCGCCCGCGCCCCCCGGCAGCCACAGGTACTGCCGCCTGTGCAACATCAGGTTCAGCAGCCTGTCCACTTTCATCGCCCACAAGAAGTATTACTGCTCCTCGCACGCGGCCGAGCACGTGAAGTGA